In a genomic window of Glycine max cultivar Williams 82 chromosome 13, Glycine_max_v4.0, whole genome shotgun sequence:
- the LOC100786893 gene encoding myosin-6, translating to MAATANPIIGSHVWVEDSQVAWIDGEVLEVKGEEIKVLCTSGKTVVVKASSVYHKDTEAPPCGVDDMTKLAYLHEPGVLDNLRSRYDINEIYTYTGNILIAVNPFIRLPHLYDSHMMAQYKGAGFGELSPHPFAVADAAYRLMINEGISQSILVSGESGAGKTESTKLLMRYLAYMGGRANNASEGRSVEQKVLESNPVLEAFGNAKTVRNNNSSRFGKFVEIQFDQRGRISGAAIRTYLLERSRVCQLSDPERNYHCFYMLCAAPPEDIQKYKLGNPRAFHYLNQTNCFELEGVDELKEYQDTRRAMDVVGISSEEQEAIFRVVAAILHLGNIEFTKGQEIDSSVPKDEKSWFHLRTAAELFMCNAKALEDSLCKRVIVTRDETITKWLDPEAAALSRDALAKIVYTRLFDWLVDKINNSIGQDPDSKSLIGVLDIYGFESFKTNSFEQFCINLTNEKLQQHFNQHVFKMEQEEYKKEEIDWSYIEFVDNKDVLDLIEKKPGGIIALLDEACMFPRSTHETFAQKLYQTFKNHKRFSKPKLARSDFTICHYAGDVTYQTELFLDKNKDYVVAEHQELLYASKCPFVSGLFPPSPEESSKQSKFSSIGSRFKQQLQALLETLSATEPHYIRCVKPNNLLKPAIFENKNVLQQLRCGGVMEAIRISCAGYPTRKTFDEFADRFGLLAPEALDGSSDEVTACKRILEKVGLKGYQIGKTKVFLRAGQMADLDTRRSEVLGKSASIIQRKVRTYLARRSFVLIHLSAIQIQAACRGQLARQVYEGLQREASSVKIQRYLRMHVARKAYKELCSSAVSIQTGMRGMAARTELRFRKQTRAAIVIQSHCRKYLAQHHFTNLKKAAIATQCAWRGKVARRELRQLKMAARETGALQAAKNKLEKQVEDLTLRLQLEKRLRIDIEESKTQENEKLQSALQAMQLQFKETKLLLKKEREAAKREAERAPFIQEVPVVDHALLEKLTSENEKLKTLVSSLEKKIDETEKRYEEANKVSEERLKQALDAESKIIQLKTAMQRLEEKFSDMETENQVLRQQSLLDSSAKTVSEHLSTHISEKLENGHHVVEDQKTSEAQNVTPVKKFGTESDGKLKRSFIERQHENVDALVNCVMKNIGFHHGKPVAAFTIYKCLLHWKSFEAERTSVFDRLIQMIGSAIENQDDNDLMAYWLSNLSALLFLLQQSLKSGGAADATPVKKPPNPTSLFGRMTMGFRSSPSSANLPTPPLDVVRKVEAKYPALLFKQQLTAYVEKIYGILRDNLKKELASMLSLCIQAPRTSKGVLRSGRSFGKDSPMGHWQSIIESLNTLLCTLKENFVPPVLIQKIFTQTFSYINVQLFNSLLLRRDCCTFSNGEYVKAGLAELELWCCQAKEEYAGSSWDELKHIRQAVGFLVIHQKYRISYDEIINDLCPIMSVQQLYRICTLYWDANYNTRSVSPDVLSSMRVLMAEDSNNAQSDSFLLDDSSSIPFSVDDFSTSLQEKDFSDMKPADELLENPAFRFLNELAREA from the exons ATG GCTGCCACCGCCAATCCTATAATTGGTTCCCATGTTTGGGTGGAGGATTCTCAAGTAGCTTGGATAGATGGTGAGGTCTTGGAGGTTAAGGGAGAAGAAATCAAAGTTCTTTGCACTTCAGGGAAGACG GTTGTTGTTAAAGCTTCTAGTGTTTATCATAAAGATACCGAAGCCCCCCCATGTGGAGTGGATGATATGACAAAACTTGCTTATCTACATGAACCTGGTGTCCTGGATAATCTGAGATCAAGATATGATATCAACGAAATTTAT ACTTACACCGGGAATATATTGATTGCTGTGAATCCTTTCATAAGGCTTCCTCATTTATACGATAGCCATATGATGGCACAATATAAAGGAGCAGGTTTTGGTGAGCTAAGCCCACATCCTTTTGCTGTTGCAGATGCAGCATATAG ACTTATGATTAATGAGGGAATCAGCCAGTCAATATTGGTTAGTGGTGAAAGTGGGGCTGGGAAAACGGAAAGCACCAAGTTACTCATGCGCTATCTTGCTTACATGGGAGGGAGAGCTAATAATGCTTCTGAAGGTAGATCTGTTGAGCAGAAAGTCCTGGAG TCCAATCCTGTTTTAGAAGCCTTTGGCAATGCAAAGACTGttagaaacaataattcaag TCGTTTTGGTAAGTTTGTGGAGATTCAATTTGACCAGAGGGGAAGGATTTCTGGGGCTGCTATCAGAACTTATCTGCTGGAAAGATCACGTGTTTGCCAGTTGTCAGATCCAGAGAGGAACTATCACTGTTTCTATATGCTCTGTGCTGCACCTCCGGAG GATATTCAGAAGTACAAATTAGGAAATCCTAGAGCATTTCATTATCTGAATCAAACAAATTGCTTTGAGTTGGAAGGGGTTGATGAGTTAAAAGAATATCAGGATACGAGGAGAGCAATGGACGTTGTTGGAATAAGTTCTGAGGAACAG GAAGCAATATTTCGAGTGGTTGCTGCAATTTTGCATCTTGGCAACATTGAATTTACAAAAGGGCAAGAAATTGACTCATCTGTGCCCAAAGATGAAAAATCTTGGTTTCATCTACGAACTGCTGCTGAACTTTTCAT gtgtaATGCAAAGGCACTTGAAGATTCTCTTTGCAAGCGTGTAATTGTTACTCGTGATGAAACTATAACAAAATGGCTGGATCCAGAAGCTGCTGCACTCAGCCGAGATGCTTTGGCTAAGATTGTGTACACGAGGTTGTTTGATTG GCTGgtggataaaataaataattcaattgGTCAAGACCCTGACTCAAAGTCCTTAATTGGTGTGCTGGATATTTATGGTTTTGAGAGTTTCAAGACTAACAG TTTTGAGCAATTTTGTATCAATTTGACCAATGAAAAGCTTCAGCAACATTTTAATCag CATGTTTTCAAAATGGAGCAAGAAGaatacaaaaaagaagagattGATTGGAGTTACATTGAGTTTGTTGATAATAAAGATGTTCTGGATCTCATTGAAAAG AAACCTGGTGGCATTATTGCTCTTCTTGATGAAGCTTG TATGTTTCCTAGATCAACACATGAAACTTTTGCCCAAAAGCTGTATCAGACATTCAAAAACCATAAAAGGTTCAGCAAACCCAAGTTGGCACGTAGTGACTTCACAATTTGCCATTATGCGGGTGAT GTCACGTATCAAACTGAATTGTTCCTGGACAAGAACAAAGATTATGTTGTTGCAGAACACCAGGAACTTCTTTATGCTTCCAAATGCCCCTTTGTGTCTGGTTTGTTCCCCCCTTCACCTGAGGAATCGTCCAAACAATCGAAGTTCTCTTCAATAGGTTCCCGGTTTAAG CAACAATTGCAAGCACTACTTGAAACTCTCAGTGCCACTGAGCCACACTACATTCGCTGTGTGAAACCCAATAATCTTCTTAAGCCAGCAAtttttgagaataaaaatgttttacagCAACTGCGATGTGGG GGAGTTATGGAGGCAATTAGGATAAGCTGTGCCGGGTATCCTACTAGGAAGACTTTTGATGAATTTGCAGACCGATTTGGACTTCTTGCACCTGAAGCTTTGGACGGGAG ttCTGATGAGGTCACTGCTTGCAAAAGGATTCTGGAGAAGGTTGGACTTAAGGGCTATCAG ATTGGTAAAACAAAAGTGTTTCTTCGAGCTGGTCAAATGGCAGATCTAGATACTCGTAGAAGTGAGGTCTTAGGAAAGTCAGCAAGCATTATTCAGAGAAAAGTTCGTACCTATTTGGCCCGCCGTAGTTTTGTCTTGATACATTTGTCTGCTATACAGATTCAAGCTGCATGCAGAG GTCAACTTGCTCGGCAAGTTTACGAGGGATTGCAGCGGGAGGCTTCTAGTGTGAAGATTCAAAGGTATTTACGCATGCATGTTGCTAGGAAGGCATATAAAGAATTGTGTAGCTCGGCTGTTTCTATTCAGACTGGTATGCGAGGGATGGCTGCTCGTACTGAGCTACGCTTCAGGAAGCAAACTCGTGCTGCTATTGTCATTCAG AGCCACTGCCGGAAATACCTGGCTCAACATCATTTTACAAACTTAAAGAAGGCAGCAATTGCAACACAATGTGCATGGAGAGGAAAAGTTGCTCGGCGAGAATTACGACAGCTCAAGATG gCTGCAAGAGAAACTGGAGCTCTCCAAGCTGCCAAAAATAAGCTTGAAAAACAAGTTGAAGACCTTACATTGAGGTTGCAGCTGGAAAAACGCCTGAGG ATTGACATTGAAGAATCAAAaacacaagaaaatgaaaaactacAATCTGCTTTGCAAGCGATGCAACTTCAGTTTAAAGAAACTAAGTTGTTACTTAAAAAGGAGCGTGAGGCTGCAAAAAGAGAAGCTGAGAGAGCGCCTTTCATACAGGAGGTTCCTGTTGTTGACCATGCTTTGTTGGAGAAGCTCACTAGTGAAAATGAGAAACTCAAG ACTTTGGTGAGTTCattggaaaagaaaattgatgaaACAGAAAAAAGATACGAAGAGGCAAACAAAGTTAGTGAAGAAAGGTTGAAGCAGGCTTTGGATGCCGAATCAAAAATAATCCAGTTGAAGACTGCTATGCAAAG ACTCGAAGAGAAATTCTCAGATATGGAAACCGAAAACCAGGTTCTTCGGCAACAGTCTCTGCTAGACTCATCTGCAAAAACAGTGTCAGAACACCTTTCTACCCACATATCTGAG AAGTTGGAAAATGGTCACCATGTGGTGGAAGATCAGAAAACTTCT GAAGCACAGAATGTCACACCTGTGAAGAAGTTTGGTACAGAATCTGATGGCAAATTGAAGAGATCCTTCATTGAACGTCAACAT GAGAATGTTGATGCACTTGTCAACTGTGTTATGAAAAATATTGGTTTCCATCATGGAAAGCCTGTTGCTGCATTTACCATTTACAAATGTCTTCTCCACTGGAAATCATTTGAGGCTGAAAGAACAAGTGTATTTGATCGCCTTATCCAGATGATTGGTTCTGCAATTGAG AATCAAGATGACAATGATCTTATGGCCTATTGGCTGTCAAATTTGTCTGCACTATTGTTTTTGCTCCAGCAAAGTCTAAAATCCGGTGGTGCAGCTGATGCCACTCCTGTAAAAAAACCACCAAATCCGACATCCCTCTTTGGAAGAATGACTATG GGTTTTcgttcatctccttcttctgcCAACCTTCCTACCCCACCATTGGACGTTGTACGCAAAGTAGAAGCTAAATATCCTGCTTTGCTTTTCAAGCAACAGCTCACAGCCTATGTGGAGAAAATATACGGTATCCTTCGGGACAACTTGAAGAAAGAATTGGCATCAATGCTTTCGTTATGTATACAG GCACCAAGAACATCCAAGGGAGTGCTACGATCTGGCCGATCCTTTGGTAAAGATTCTCCCATGGGTCACTGGCAGAGTATTATAGAATCCCTGAACACTCTCCTCTGTACTCTGAAAGAAAACTTT GTACCTCCAGTTCTTATCCAAAAGATCTTCACTCAAACATTCTCATATATTAATGTTCAACTCTTCAATAG TCTTCTTCTGCGTCGTGATTGCTGCACATTCAGCAATGGGGAATATGTGAAAGCTGGTTTAGCAGAATTGGAGTTGTGGTGCTGCCAAGCAAAGGAGGAG TATGCAGGTTCATCTTGGGATGAGCTTAAGCATATAAGACAAGCTGTTGGATTCTTG GTTATTCATCAGAAGTATAGGATTTCCTATGATGAAATCATTAATGATTTATGCCCA ATCATGAGTGTCCAGCAGCTATACAGAATATGTACACTTTACTGGGATGCTAACTACAATACTCGAAGTGTATCTCCAGAT GTCCTTTCAAGCATGAGAGTACTTATGGCTGAGGACTCTAATAATGCTCAGAGtgattctttcttgttggatgACAGTTCCAG CATCCCCTTCTCAGTGGATGACTTCTCTACATCACTGCAAGAGAAGGATTTCTCTGACATGAAACCAGCGGATGAGCTGCTTGAGAATCCCGCCTTCCGATTTTTAAATGAGTTGGCAAGGGAAGCTTAG